The genomic DNA TCTTTTCTAGCAAGGGGAGGATATCCTTGAGGCTAGAGATCTTCTTTTCGTGAACCAAGATGTAGCAATCGTCTAAGACTGCCTCAAGTTCCTCCGGGTTGGTGACAAAGTAGGGGGAGATATACCCCTTATCAAACTGCATCCCCTCGACTACTTCGAGGGTTGTTTCAATGGTTTTGGCTTCTTCGACCGTGACGGTCCCGTCCTTCCCTACCTTATCCAGAGCATCCGCGATAATCTCCCCGATGAAGGTGTCCCAGTTGGCCGAGACCGTAGCCACTTGTTTGATTTCATCCTTGGTTTCCACCTTCCGGGAAATCCGGCCGAGCTCTTCCACGACAGCCTGAACAGCCCGATCAATCCCTCGTTTAAGCTCCATGGGATTGGCTCCCGCTGTCACGTTTTTGAGCCCTTCCCGGTAAATCGCCTCGGCAAGCACCGTAGCGGTGGTCGTCCCATCCCCCGCAACGTCACTCGTTTTCGAGGCAACCTCGCGGACGAGTTGCGCGCCTATATTTTCCCATGGATCCTCAAGCTCGATCTCCTTGGCAACCGTCACCCCGTCCTTGGTGATGGTCGGGCTGCCAAACTTTTTGTCCAAGATGACGTTTCGGCCGCACGGACCCAACGTGCAACTGACCGCCTTGCTTAGCTTCTCCACGCCTCGCAAAATGGCGTGACGAGCCGCTTCGTCGAAGATCAATTGTTTTGCAGGCATATGTCTCCCTCCTTTGTTGCTAATCGACGTTGGTTACCCTTTACCCTCATTCCAGAACCGCAAGGATATCGTCCTCACGGAGAATCTGGTAAGCCTCCCCGTCGATTTTAACCTCAGTGCCTCCGTACTTGCTGATTAGGACCCGATCTCCCTTCTTGACCTCAATGGGAATCCGCTTCCCCGAGTCATCCAACCGGCCGGGTCCAACCGCAATGACTTCGGCCTCTTGAGGTCGCTCCTTGGCGGTATCGGGAATGATAATCCCACCTTTTCGAACCTCCTGCTCCTCGATGAGTTTCACCAGAACCCGATCTCCCAACGGGCGGATCTTCGGTTCTGCCATAGGATTTCCTCCTTTCCGTAGCTTGTCGTTCTACCGATGGTTTGATGGCCGCCACCCCCAGCAGGGGGGCGGGATCCAACATTTTGACCCAAGCTTTTCCGTTTCAGTTTTCCCCTATCCTTTGCCTTTGTCCTTGTCTTTGTCCACCATCTCAAAATCG from Candidatus Methylacidithermus pantelleriae includes the following:
- the groES gene encoding co-chaperone GroES, encoding MAEPKIRPLGDRVLVKLIEEQEVRKGGIIIPDTAKERPQEAEVIAVGPGRLDDSGKRIPIEVKKGDRVLISKYGGTEVKIDGEAYQILREDDILAVLE